The stretch of DNA ACTATGCGAAGGGGGTTTGCACGCCTGAGGTGTTGCGGCCGCTGATCGCGGCGGGCCGGTCGGCAGGTGTCCCGGTGATCGTCGATCCCGTGCGCGGCGGCGATTATGCGCCCTATCGCGGTGCGACGACGATGACCCCCAACCGGCTCGAGGCCGAGCTGGCCACGGGCCGCAAGATCGCGCAGCCCGCAGACGCGGTGCCCGCCGGTTACGACCTCTGCCAACGGCTCGACCTGCAGTGCGCCATCCTCACGCTGGACAAGGACGGCATGGTCCTGGTCGATGCCCAGGGACAGGGCGAACTTTTTCCCACGCGCGTCCGCGAGGTGTACGACATCACCGGCGCGGGCGACATGGTGCTTTCGACGATTGGCCTGGCGCTGGCCTCGGGTTTGACGCCGGCCGACGCCGTGCGGCTGGGAAACGTGGCCGGCGGCCTCGAGGTCGAAAAGGTCGGCGTGGCGCAAGTCAGCCGCGCCGAGATCCGCGCGGAAATCCTCGCCCGCGAAGGCGGCAACCGCCGGCACATCCTGGCGATCGACGAGCTGGCTGCCGCGGTCCAGCGGCACCAGGCGCAGGGTCAGCGCGTCGTGTTTACCAACGGCTGCTTCGACCTGTTGCACGTGGGGCACGTCACCTATCTCGAAGAAGCCGCGCAACTGGGCGACGTGCTGATCGTCGGCCTGAACAGCGATGCCAGCGTGCGGCGGCTCAAAGGGCCCTCGCGGCCGGTGATCAACCAGCACGATCGGTCCTTGATGCTCGCGTCGCTGGCCTCGGTCGATTACGTGATCGTTTTCGACGAGGCCACGCCGCACGCCCTGCTGCATCGCCTGCGCCCGGACGTGCTCGTCAAAGGCGGAACCTATGCCCCGCACGAAGTCGTCGGCCACGAGGTGGTCGAGGCCTACGGCGGGCAGGTTTGCGTGACGGGCGTCGTACCGGGCCGTTCGACCACGGCCATCCTCGCCTCGGTCGGAGTGCCCGCGCCCGGCACCGCTGCGCCCCCGGCGCTGAGCATCTTTGCGCCGGACGACGTGGCGCCCCGTCATGAAAGTCTCGGATCGGGCCAGGTGTGGCGCGAATCGGCGTGAGAGTCCTCGCAGGCGGGCCCCGTACGAACATGCACCTCGGCGTCTTTCTCCCCAACTGGATCGGCGACGTCGTGATGGCGACGCCCGCGCTCCGGGCCTTGCGCCATCACTTTCCCCAAGCGCGAATTACCGGCTTGCTGCGGCCGTACGTGGCCGATGTACTGGCCGGCACCTCTTGGCTCGACGCGACCATCCCCTACGATCCGCGCGGCAAGGACGCGGCACAGCGGACGCTGAGTCTATTGCGCCGGATGCGGCGCGAACGGTTCGACGCCATCGTCCTGCTGACCGGCAGCTTTCGCACGGCGCTGTTGGCCTGGGCAAGCGGTGCGGCGCGGCGCGTCGGCTATGCGCGACACGGCCGCGCGCTGCTGTTGACCGACCGCCTCGAGGTACCCCGCGTCGGCGGGCGGATCGTGCCAGCGCCGGTGCTCGATGCCTACCTGCAGTTGGCCTATCGCCTGGGCTGTCCGAGCGAGTCGCCGCGGATGGAGCTGGCCACGTTACCCGCCGACGAAGCGGCCGCCGATGCGGTCTGGCAACGGCTGGGGCTCGCGCCGGCATCGCACGTCGTCTGCTTCAACATCGGCGGCGCATACGGTGCGGCAAAGCTCTGGCCGAGCGAATATTTCGCCGCCCTGGCCCAGCGGTTGGCTGCGCAACGGCATTGCCAGGTCCTGGTGCTTTGTGGACCACACGAACGCGAGGCGGCGCGGCGGATCGTGTCGATGGCCGGACATCCGCACGTCACGAGCCTCGCCGATGGCCCGACGACGCTCGGGCTGATCAAGGCCTGCGTCCGGCGCAGCGAGTTGCTGATCTCGACCGACAGCGGCCCGCGTCATTTTGCACCGGCCTTCGACGTCCCGGTGATCACGTTGTTCGGACCCACGCACATCGCCTGGAGCGAGACGCACTACGCGCGTGCCGTGCATTTGCAGGTCGACGTGCCTTGCGGACCGTGTCAACGGCGGGTCTGCCCGCTGGGGCATCATCGCTGCATGCGTGATTTGTCGGTCGATCAAGTTTTCGCCGCGGCCAGCGCGATGCTCGGCCGCGCGGCCCACGAACAGGCGGCGTGAGGACCCCTTCCCCGATGCAGGCGTTCGAGTGGATTGATCCTGAGTATCGTTCGTGGCTGGCCGGGCATGGTCTGGACCGGTTGGCGACCATCGCGGCGCGTACCGACACGAACGTCGTCTCCGAGGGGCACCGCGGCCGCTGCACGAAACGTCTCGTGGTGCGAGGCCCCGCTCCGGCGACCCTGTATCTCAAGCTCGAAACGCGCACGCCGTGGAAAGACCTGGTCGCGCATGCCGTCGGCGGCCGCGGCTGGTGGACCAAGGCGCGTACCGAGTTCGAAGTGCTCCGCTATTTGCGCGGGCAGGGCATCCTCGCGCCGCGCCCCTTGGCCTGTTTCCAGAACGGATTTCCCCGGCCGCAGGCGTGCCTGGTGCTGGCCGAGTTGCAGGGCTTCCAGACGTTGCACGAATCGCTCGCCGCTGCGCGCGGCGCCGGCAACGAGCGGCGGACCCTGTTCACCCGCGTCGGACGTGAAATCGCGCGGCTGCATGCAACCGGCGTCGCCCAGCCGGACTTGTATTCGAGCCACGTCTGGGTGGGGACCGCTTCGCCCCGGCCGATCGCGTTCATCGACCTGCAGCGCAGCGTTCGCCGGCGCACGGTGTCGCGCCGCGAGCGGTTGCGCGACCTGGCGGCGTTGTTCGCCACCTTGCCGCCGCGGTTGGCCGACGAAGGCGATCGCCGCGAGCTTTGCCGGGCATATCTCGACGCGGGCGGGCATCCGGCCCGACCGGCCGACGCGGACCAATTGCTTGCCGAGATCGAGCTGCGCTGCCAACGGTTGCTGCGACGCCGCAAGATCTGGGAGATTCGCGAAAGCGATACAGACGCACATCGCAGTGTGCATCGCCTGGCCTCGATCGATCAAGGCCGGATGTGGATCGACCGCGACTATCAAGAGCTGCTCGCCGCGAATGGGCTGGCGTCGTTTCAGGCCATGATGAACACCGCACGTGGTACTCAACTGCGCGCCTTGCGTGACCGTGAAAACTGGCGGCTCGAGCTGCATGCCGCGCATGCTGCCACGCAGGGTGCGTACCTCAAGAAACATCACATTCGCACCGCCAGCACCTGGGCCCGGGCTCGCGTGGGCCTTGGGCCGCGGGCCAGCGCCGGGCGGATCGAGGCCGAAAACGTCGCGCGCCTGCAGCGCGGCGGAATCGCGGCGATGCGGCTGTTGGCTTATGGCGAACAATTGCACGAAAACGGCCGGTTCGAATCGTTCGTGCTGACCGAAGAACTACAAGGCTGCGAACAGCTCGATCACTTTCTGCGCCGACGATTTCCGGCGCGGCCGGCCGACTGTCCGCGGCGGCGAATCGACGATCTCGATCGGCTGATCGAAATGGTCGCCGACGTGACCGCGCGGTTTCACCTGCTTGGCTACAACCACCGCGACTTGTACTGCTGCCATTTCTTCATTCGTGAGACCGACCCCGGCGAGTTTGCGGTC from Pirellulales bacterium encodes:
- the rfaE2 gene encoding D-glycero-beta-D-manno-heptose 1-phosphate adenylyltransferase, yielding MSASSLLDCLELLGRPRLLVLGDLILDRYTWGDAERVSQEAPVILLRTDRRDDRLGGAANVCHMLRGLEAEVTCAGLVGDDEQGRELLELLARSGVDASSVLVDPSRPTTLKERFIGRAAGRHPHQILRVDREERHALDRKLGERMLAGLVDRLDQFAAILISDYAKGVCTPEVLRPLIAAGRSAGVPVIVDPVRGGDYAPYRGATTMTPNRLEAELATGRKIAQPADAVPAGYDLCQRLDLQCAILTLDKDGMVLVDAQGQGELFPTRVREVYDITGAGDMVLSTIGLALASGLTPADAVRLGNVAGGLEVEKVGVAQVSRAEIRAEILAREGGNRRHILAIDELAAAVQRHQAQGQRVVFTNGCFDLLHVGHVTYLEEAAQLGDVLIVGLNSDASVRRLKGPSRPVINQHDRSLMLASLASVDYVIVFDEATPHALLHRLRPDVLVKGGTYAPHEVVGHEVVEAYGGQVCVTGVVPGRSTTAILASVGVPAPGTAAPPALSIFAPDDVAPRHESLGSGQVWRESA
- the waaF gene encoding lipopolysaccharide heptosyltransferase II is translated as MRVLAGGPRTNMHLGVFLPNWIGDVVMATPALRALRHHFPQARITGLLRPYVADVLAGTSWLDATIPYDPRGKDAAQRTLSLLRRMRRERFDAIVLLTGSFRTALLAWASGAARRVGYARHGRALLLTDRLEVPRVGGRIVPAPVLDAYLQLAYRLGCPSESPRMELATLPADEAAADAVWQRLGLAPASHVVCFNIGGAYGAAKLWPSEYFAALAQRLAAQRHCQVLVLCGPHEREAARRIVSMAGHPHVTSLADGPTTLGLIKACVRRSELLISTDSGPRHFAPAFDVPVITLFGPTHIAWSETHYARAVHLQVDVPCGPCQRRVCPLGHHRCMRDLSVDQVFAAASAMLGRAAHEQAA